A genome region from Tolypothrix sp. PCC 7712 includes the following:
- a CDS encoding response regulator, which yields MIRVLLVDDQETIREYLRSLIEKETDLEVVGVAENGKAAIIKVANLHPDVVLIDMEMPEMDGINATRIISERFPKTKILVLSGYDKHQYINASLNAGACGYILKDASPEELRDSIRLVEKGYTQLAPGLINKIIPQQQLSSSEIFDFQKSAALPKPGTLLQEDTPLLLDVIQTNEVLPHTTRWVKVGGKLLIGSVATSVILSAVIQYQVTVKAPATVRPAGEIRLVQSASEGTVRRILVRENQVVNKGDIIATIDDSEIQIKKSQVLANIQQNEMQLMQLDAQIRAVDRQITAETERNKKAIAGATAELQHTEREYQQTKVSSSGQLDEVRANIKIAQNELQKAEFDLKSMQANVKATEAAWKAAKLKRDYYLGLAKSGSISHNQLEQVQLALEQQEQTLLSQKAAVEAQKQVIERQQQAVAAATSKYKPAVAATNPSNAVLTVVEAKIAQERAAGDGSLASLQQEKNGLLQLKIEIKNIIDNGKKELKQIDKQQQATIIRSPDKGTILKLELRNPQQLVSAGEVIAQVAPSEAPLVVKANVSVEDIGNVKVCKVQPVTACQEGRVQMRISAYPYPDYGILAGAVRSISADAITAQNNAIATTAPYYEVTIEPEKLDLKKGDRSYPIQPGMEVKAEIIAQKESFLTFMSRKVRMLTNL from the coding sequence ATGATTAGAGTTCTGCTAGTAGATGACCAAGAAACTATTCGAGAGTATTTAAGGTCATTGATTGAAAAAGAAACAGATTTAGAAGTAGTAGGAGTTGCAGAGAATGGAAAAGCTGCAATTATAAAAGTCGCTAACTTACATCCAGATGTCGTGCTCATCGATATGGAAATGCCTGAAATGGATGGTATTAATGCGACAAGGATTATTAGTGAAAGATTTCCGAAGACGAAAATTTTGGTATTAAGTGGTTATGACAAGCATCAATATATTAACGCATCGCTCAATGCAGGAGCCTGTGGTTATATATTAAAAGACGCATCCCCAGAAGAACTAAGAGACTCGATTCGCTTGGTTGAGAAAGGCTATACTCAGTTAGCGCCTGGTTTAATTAATAAGATTATTCCTCAGCAACAACTATCTAGTTCTGAAATTTTTGATTTTCAAAAAAGTGCTGCATTGCCGAAGCCAGGAACACTACTCCAAGAAGATACTCCTCTTTTATTAGATGTAATTCAAACAAACGAAGTTTTACCTCATACAACTCGTTGGGTAAAAGTAGGAGGGAAGCTTTTAATTGGATCTGTTGCCACATCGGTGATTTTATCTGCGGTTATTCAATATCAAGTAACTGTCAAGGCACCTGCAACTGTTCGTCCTGCTGGAGAAATACGTTTAGTCCAATCAGCATCAGAAGGAACTGTGAGAAGAATTCTGGTGAGAGAGAATCAGGTGGTAAATAAAGGAGATATTATTGCCACTATTGATGATAGCGAAATCCAAATTAAAAAAAGTCAAGTTCTAGCGAATATCCAGCAGAATGAAATGCAACTAATGCAATTGGATGCTCAAATTCGTGCTGTCGATAGGCAAATAACTGCAGAAACAGAGCGAAATAAAAAGGCGATCGCAGGTGCAACAGCAGAATTGCAACATACAGAAAGAGAATATCAGCAAACTAAAGTTTCATCTAGCGGTCAACTAGACGAAGTTAGGGCAAATATTAAAATTGCTCAAAATGAATTACAAAAAGCAGAATTTGATTTGAAATCAATGCAAGCGAATGTGAAAGCGACAGAAGCAGCATGGAAAGCTGCTAAACTGAAGCGCGATTACTATCTCGGTCTTGCTAAATCTGGATCAATTTCTCACAATCAATTGGAACAGGTGCAACTAGCACTAGAACAGCAGGAACAAACTTTATTATCCCAAAAAGCGGCAGTAGAAGCTCAAAAGCAAGTCATTGAAAGGCAACAACAAGCTGTAGCCGCAGCTACTAGCAAATACAAACCAGCAGTAGCCGCCACCAATCCTAGTAATGCTGTGTTAACAGTTGTAGAAGCAAAAATTGCTCAAGAACGTGCTGCTGGTGATGGAAGTTTGGCAAGCTTGCAGCAAGAAAAAAATGGTCTGCTCCAGCTGAAAATCGAAATTAAAAATATCATTGACAACGGTAAAAAAGAATTAAAACAAATAGATAAACAACAGCAAGCAACTATCATTCGTTCTCCTGATAAAGGTACGATTTTGAAGTTGGAATTGCGAAATCCTCAGCAGTTAGTGAGTGCAGGAGAGGTAATCGCACAAGTTGCTCCTTCTGAGGCTCCTTTGGTGGTTAAAGCTAACGTCAGTGTTGAAGATATTGGTAACGTCAAAGTCTGTAAAGTGCAACCAGTTACAGCTTGCCAAGAAGGTAGAGTACAAATGCGAATTTCCGCTTATCCTTACCCAGATTATGGGATTTTGGCTGGTGCTGTGAGGAGTATCAGTGCCGATGCGATTACCGCTCAAAATAATGCTATAGCTACAACTGCGCCTTACTATGAGGTAACTATAGAACCGGAAAAACTGGATTTAAAAAAAGGCGATCGCTCTTATCCCATTCAACCAGGAATGGAAGTCAAGGCAGAAATTATTGCTCAAAAAGAAAGTTTCTTGACGTTTATGAGCAGAAAAGTACGGATGTTGACTAATTTATAG
- a CDS encoding chorismate lyase has protein sequence MTATFSPTNNLTLPAAWHRLNPIWQGGEDVIRKSLPHSQLAPAWQLLLLGDGSPTRHLELLTGEPTEVDVIDMSLIGMDSDAAPDLIQAVPGPRLRRQVWLRTASGQRLAYATSWWEASHIDEYLQNRSLPIWASLARLRTELYRDVQGVYYGYSPALESGFEVDGPFWGRHYLFWHHGQPLTLIYEVFSPYLTKYLGPMQLNSRD, from the coding sequence TTGACTGCAACTTTTAGTCCGACAAACAACTTAACACTGCCAGCAGCATGGCATCGCCTGAACCCAATTTGGCAAGGTGGAGAGGACGTAATTAGGAAAAGTTTGCCCCACTCTCAGCTAGCACCAGCTTGGCAATTGCTGCTTTTGGGCGATGGCTCACCTACACGCCATTTAGAGTTACTGACAGGTGAGCCAACGGAAGTTGATGTAATTGATATGTCGTTAATTGGTATGGACTCAGATGCAGCTCCGGATTTAATTCAAGCTGTACCAGGCCCTAGGCTGCGGCGACAGGTTTGGTTACGTACTGCGTCTGGTCAGAGATTGGCATATGCTACTTCTTGGTGGGAAGCCAGCCATATAGATGAGTATTTACAAAACCGTTCTTTACCGATTTGGGCAAGTTTAGCTCGTCTCCGTACAGAGTTGTATCGAGATGTCCAAGGGGTTTACTATGGTTACTCACCTGCTTTAGAGTCTGGTTTTGAGGTGGATGGGCCTTTTTGGGGTCGTCACTATCTGTTTTGGCACCACGGACAGCCTCTAACATTAATTTACGAAGTTTTTTCGCCTTATTTAACTAAATATTTGGGCCCGATGCAGCTAAATTCTAGAGATTAG
- the accC gene encoding acetyl-CoA carboxylase biotin carboxylase subunit, with protein MKFDKILIANRGEIALRILRACEEMGIATVAVHSTVDRNALHVQLADEAVCIGEPASSKSYLNIPNIIAAALTRNASAIHPGYGFLAENARFAEICADHHIAFIGPTPEAIRLMGDKSTAKETMYKAGVPTVPGSDGLVESEQEGLALAKDIGYPVMIKATAGGGGRGMRLVRSESEFVKLFLAAQGEAGAAFGNSGVYIEKFIERPRHIEFQILADNYGNVIHLGERDCSIQRRNQKLLEEAPSPALDSDLRDKMGQAAVKAAQFINYTGAGTIEFLLDRSGKFYFMEMNTRIQVEHPVTEMITGVDLVVEQIRIAQGERLKLTQDQVVLKGHAIECRINAEDPDHDFRPSPGRISGYLPPGGPGVRIDSHVYTDYQIPPYYDSLIGKLIVWGPDRPTAITRMKRALRECAITGLPTTIGFHQKIMETPQFLQGNVYTNFVQELNG; from the coding sequence ATGAAGTTTGACAAAATATTAATTGCCAATCGGGGAGAAATCGCCCTTCGCATTCTCCGCGCCTGTGAAGAAATGGGAATTGCGACAGTTGCGGTTCACTCCACTGTTGATCGTAACGCTTTACATGTCCAACTAGCCGATGAAGCGGTTTGCATTGGCGAACCTGCCAGCAGTAAAAGTTATTTGAATATCCCCAATATTATTGCTGCCGCCTTAACACGTAATGCCAGCGCCATTCATCCTGGATATGGCTTTTTAGCAGAAAATGCCCGGTTTGCAGAAATTTGTGCTGACCATCATATTGCCTTTATTGGCCCAACTCCTGAAGCTATACGCTTAATGGGAGATAAATCTACTGCTAAAGAAACGATGTACAAAGCTGGGGTACCTACAGTACCTGGTAGCGATGGCTTAGTCGAATCTGAGCAAGAAGGATTAGCACTTGCCAAAGACATTGGCTATCCAGTCATGATTAAAGCCACAGCAGGTGGTGGTGGCCGGGGTATGCGTTTAGTGCGTTCTGAAAGCGAATTCGTGAAACTTTTTTTGGCTGCTCAAGGTGAAGCGGGTGCAGCTTTTGGTAATTCTGGCGTTTATATAGAAAAATTTATTGAGCGTCCACGCCACATTGAGTTTCAAATTTTGGCGGATAATTACGGCAACGTTATCCACTTAGGTGAACGGGATTGCTCGATTCAGCGCCGAAATCAAAAGCTTTTAGAAGAAGCCCCCAGCCCTGCGCTTGATTCCGACCTGCGAGATAAAATGGGTCAGGCTGCCGTGAAAGCCGCCCAGTTTATTAACTATACCGGAGCTGGTACTATCGAATTTCTTTTGGATAGATCCGGTAAATTCTACTTTATGGAAATGAACACCCGGATTCAGGTGGAACATCCTGTAACAGAGATGATTACGGGAGTGGACTTGGTTGTTGAACAAATCCGGATTGCTCAAGGTGAAAGGCTGAAGCTGACTCAAGACCAAGTAGTTTTAAAGGGTCATGCAATTGAATGCCGAATTAACGCCGAAGATCCTGACCACGATTTCCGCCCTTCACCTGGACGTATTAGCGGCTATCTTCCTCCTGGTGGGCCTGGCGTGCGGATTGATTCCCATGTTTACACTGATTACCAAATTCCACCCTACTACGACTCGCTAATTGGCAAGTTAATTGTTTGGGGGCCAGACCGTCCCACTGCCATTACCCGCATGAAACGGGCATTACGGGAATGTGCCATTACGGGATTGCCTACCACTATTGGGTTTCATCAAAAAATTATGGAAACCCCACAGTTCTTGCAGGGTAATGTTTACACCAATTTTGTGCAGGAGTTGAACGGGTAA
- a CDS encoding YggT family protein produces the protein MTVVNLTTWILNPLLGLMIFLFIFRIILTWYPQVDLNRFPTNLIAWPTEPFLALLRKLVPPIGGVDITPIIWVGIFSLLREILLGQQGLLTMISHLS, from the coding sequence ATGACTGTTGTTAACCTAACTACTTGGATTCTCAATCCTTTATTGGGATTGATGATATTTTTGTTCATTTTTCGCATCATTCTCACTTGGTATCCGCAAGTGGATCTAAATCGGTTCCCGACTAATCTCATAGCTTGGCCCACTGAACCTTTTTTAGCTTTGTTGCGAAAACTAGTCCCACCCATTGGGGGAGTAGATATCACACCCATTATTTGGGTTGGGATTTTCAGTTTGCTACGAGAAATTCTGCTTGGTCAGCAAGGATTACTGACCATGATTTCTCATCTAAGTTAG
- the psbX gene encoding photosystem II reaction center X protein, with protein MTPALANFLWSLLWGTLIVVIPATVGLIFISQKDKIQRS; from the coding sequence ATGACACCTGCTTTAGCAAATTTTCTTTGGAGTCTGTTGTGGGGTACTCTGATTGTCGTTATCCCTGCGACAGTTGGTTTGATTTTCATTAGCCAAAAAGATAAAATCCAACGTTCATAA
- a CDS encoding Ycf66 family protein, producing MINFGLNSASILAQVNFGTNSASILGIFLAVAGAALYFLRTVRPELSRDQDIFFAAVGLLCGFILIFQGWRLDPILQFGQLLLVGTTVFFAVESIRLRSIATQQAKRNTPIVDEEREVSNKYSYDKRRRGYQAEVDDDLEPLPYEEEERPVRPRIRASRDDRSSRDDYYTDQSPRRSERPSSSNERQDSGERSRRRSSGGRSGNRPADRLDEESWGSASREVDDWDSSGSEARKPSRRGNNTPQRPEIRDEDVTPRTRKRRPVNDSPARREREDDDAIPTDYVEYKPIGRTDDDSDNSTNFDDI from the coding sequence ATGATAAATTTTGGGCTGAACTCAGCCAGTATTCTGGCTCAGGTAAATTTTGGGACAAACTCAGCCAGTATTCTAGGAATTTTCCTGGCTGTGGCTGGGGCAGCACTGTATTTTCTACGGACTGTGCGTCCCGAACTGTCACGAGATCAAGATATCTTTTTTGCAGCAGTAGGCTTACTTTGTGGCTTCATTTTAATCTTCCAAGGTTGGCGATTAGATCCAATTTTGCAATTTGGTCAGCTACTTTTAGTGGGTACAACTGTATTTTTTGCAGTAGAAAGTATTCGCTTACGTAGTATCGCTACCCAGCAAGCCAAGCGCAATACTCCAATTGTGGATGAAGAACGCGAGGTGAGTAATAAATATTCCTATGACAAGCGGCGACGGGGATATCAAGCTGAGGTGGATGATGATTTAGAGCCATTGCCTTATGAGGAAGAGGAACGCCCTGTGCGTCCCCGAATTCGTGCTAGCAGAGACGATCGCTCTTCTCGTGATGATTATTATACAGATCAATCTCCCCGTCGTTCAGAACGTCCCAGCAGTAGTAATGAAAGACAGGACTCAGGGGAAAGAAGCCGTCGCCGCAGTTCCGGCGGGCGTTCTGGGAACCGTCCTGCAGACAGATTGGATGAGGAAAGTTGGGGTTCTGCTTCTAGAGAAGTTGATGATTGGGACAGTTCGGGAAGTGAAGCTAGAAAACCTTCTCGCCGTGGTAATAACACACCGCAGCGTCCAGAAATTCGTGATGAAGATGTCACCCCCAGAACCAGGAAGCGCCGTCCAGTTAATGATTCACCAGCTCGCAGAGAGCGTGAAGATGATGATGCCATACCAACTGATTATGTAGAATACAAACCAATTGGAAGAACAGATGATGATTCTGATAATTCGACCAATTTTGATGATATCTAA
- a CDS encoding TolB family protein, which translates to MKKFTPGFWLQRPIHWSLVFSLATVLVSCSSSDIPLGPTSLNSRYTEEQPTLSGNGRFLAFVSNRNGSHQILIYDLQNQSFIRTPGLNRPETIAESPSLSYTGRYIVYLTSDQGRPVVALYDRATQQSQILTPVYRGWVRKPGISPDGRYVVFETASRGQWDVEVLDRGPNIELDIPNGATVAPPNSQ; encoded by the coding sequence GTGAAAAAATTTACACCGGGATTTTGGCTCCAACGACCGATTCATTGGAGCCTAGTTTTTAGCTTGGCAACTGTGCTTGTCTCTTGTAGTTCTAGTGATATTCCACTTGGGCCTACGTCCCTCAACAGTCGTTATACAGAGGAGCAACCGACTTTGAGTGGAAATGGGCGCTTTTTAGCGTTTGTATCCAATCGTAACGGTAGTCACCAAATTTTAATTTACGACTTACAAAACCAAAGTTTCATTCGCACCCCAGGCTTAAACCGACCGGAAACCATTGCCGAAAGTCCTAGCTTGAGCTACACAGGGCGCTACATTGTATACCTAACTAGCGACCAAGGCAGACCAGTAGTAGCGCTTTACGATCGCGCTACTCAACAATCACAAATCCTCACCCCAGTCTATCGCGGCTGGGTGAGAAAACCAGGGATCAGCCCCGACGGGCGTTATGTGGTATTTGAAACCGCTAGCCGCGGTCAGTGGGACGTTGAAGTCCTAGACCGGGGGCCAAATATTGAATTAGATATTCCCAATGGTGCAACAGTTGCACCACCTAATTCTCAATAG
- a CDS encoding TolB family protein codes for MKRSIFISVFACSSLLTGCFGYPRLLSYPFDPGGRSLNSLASELNPQIASRYIVFTSDRRGSQDVYLFDRITGNLVDLPGLNSLDTIASHPSVSEDGRYVVFGASRQGRSAIVLYDRETRQLRNLTTNLQAEVRNPTISADGTRIAFESSNNGQWDILVYDRFGQPLNIPQDPR; via the coding sequence ATGAAACGCTCTATTTTTATATCGGTATTTGCTTGCTCCAGTCTATTGACTGGTTGTTTTGGCTACCCACGCCTTTTGAGTTATCCATTTGATCCTGGGGGTCGCAGTCTCAACAGTTTAGCCTCAGAATTAAATCCTCAAATTGCTAGCAGATATATTGTGTTTACTTCTGACAGAAGGGGCAGTCAAGATGTTTACTTATTTGATCGGATAACTGGCAATTTAGTAGATTTACCAGGTTTAAATTCTTTAGATACCATTGCTTCTCATCCCAGCGTTTCTGAGGATGGCCGTTATGTAGTTTTTGGGGCCAGTCGTCAAGGGCGATCGGCTATTGTACTTTACGACCGAGAAACACGCCAATTGCGGAATTTAACAACAAATCTGCAAGCAGAAGTCCGCAATCCCACAATTAGCGCTGATGGTACTAGGATTGCTTTTGAATCTAGTAATAATGGGCAGTGGGATATTCTAGTTTATGACCGTTTTGGGCAGCCGTTAAATATACCGCAAGATCCAAGGTAA
- a CDS encoding succinate dehydrogenase/fumarate reductase iron-sulfur subunit has translation MEILFKVIRQEENSSPVVKTYLLEVEPGNTILDCLNRIKWEQDGTLAFRKNCRNTICGSCAMRINGRSALACKENVGSEIARLAKIPSPGREANVIPEITIAPLGNMPVIKDLVVDMGSFWHNLEAVTPYVSTAARQVPEREFLQTPQERSLLDQTGNCIMCGACYSECNAREVNPDFVGPHALAKAYRMVADSRDQTTETRLENYNEGTKGVWGCTRCLYCDAVCPMEVAPLEQITKIKQEILARKQADASRSIRHRKVLIDLVKAGGWIDERQFGIQVVGNYFRDLRGLLSLAPLGLRMIARGKFPLSFESSEGTQQVRSLIESVQEEVGARD, from the coding sequence ATGGAAATTCTATTTAAGGTCATTCGACAAGAAGAAAATTCCTCTCCTGTTGTAAAAACTTACCTGCTAGAGGTAGAACCTGGCAATACAATCTTGGATTGTCTCAATCGCATTAAGTGGGAACAAGATGGAACTTTAGCATTCCGCAAAAATTGTCGCAATACGATTTGTGGTAGTTGTGCTATGCGAATCAATGGCCGTTCGGCTTTAGCTTGTAAGGAAAATGTTGGCAGCGAAATAGCTAGATTAGCAAAAATTCCATCCCCAGGAAGGGAAGCAAATGTAATTCCAGAAATCACGATCGCACCACTTGGTAATATGCCAGTGATTAAGGATTTAGTAGTGGATATGGGCAGTTTTTGGCATAACTTAGAAGCAGTAACTCCTTATGTGAGTACCGCAGCCAGACAAGTTCCAGAAAGAGAATTTTTGCAAACGCCACAAGAGCGATCGCTTCTCGATCAAACAGGTAATTGTATTATGTGTGGAGCTTGCTACTCAGAATGCAATGCTCGTGAAGTGAATCCTGATTTTGTTGGCCCCCATGCGTTAGCCAAAGCTTACCGCATGGTCGCAGACTCACGCGACCAAACAACCGAAACTCGCTTAGAAAATTACAACGAAGGTACTAAAGGAGTGTGGGGTTGTACCCGTTGTTTGTATTGTGATGCAGTTTGCCCGATGGAAGTAGCACCATTAGAGCAAATCACTAAAATTAAACAAGAAATACTCGCTCGTAAACAAGCCGATGCTAGCCGTTCAATTCGCCACCGCAAAGTATTAATTGATTTAGTAAAAGCAGGTGGCTGGATTGATGAACGTCAATTTGGTATACAAGTCGTCGGTAATTATTTTCGCGATTTGCGAGGATTGCTCAGTTTAGCACCCCTCGGCTTGCGGATGATTGCTAGAGGTAAATTCCCCCTTTCCTTTGAATCTTCCGAAGGTACCCAACAAGTGCGATCGCTAATTGAATCTGTGCAAGAGGAGGTAGGGGCTAGGGATTAG
- a CDS encoding AbrB family transcriptional regulator, whose translation MTETATAPLTGKALLAKVKELSNLPRRERAKQCGYYTVTKNNQVRVNLTDFYDALLSARGIPLSPEAPKDGRGREPTYRVSVHQNGQIVIGATYTKAMGLKPGDEFEIRLGYKHIHLIQLGETDKKLTQSDLDVDDLDEEDLEDEDEE comes from the coding sequence ATGACTGAAACTGCAACCGCACCATTAACCGGAAAAGCATTGCTTGCTAAAGTAAAAGAGCTTTCTAATTTACCGCGTCGAGAAAGAGCAAAGCAGTGCGGCTACTACACTGTTACTAAGAATAATCAGGTTCGTGTAAATCTCACTGATTTTTATGATGCTTTGCTATCGGCGAGAGGAATTCCACTCAGCCCAGAAGCACCCAAAGATGGAAGAGGCCGCGAACCGACATACCGTGTTAGCGTTCATCAAAATGGTCAAATTGTGATTGGTGCTACATACACCAAAGCAATGGGCTTAAAGCCAGGCGATGAATTTGAAATTAGACTGGGTTACAAGCATATTCACTTGATTCAACTTGGTGAAACTGACAAAAAATTAACCCAGAGTGATTTGGACGTTGATGACTTAGATGAAGAAGATTTAGAAGACGAAGACGAAGAATAA